In Lascolabacillus massiliensis, a single genomic region encodes these proteins:
- a CDS encoding HlyD family secretion protein, whose amino-acid sequence MEKEDKKYKPIELRCEEVQEIMNKVSPWILRSGITLLFLIVTMLLIGSWFFKYPDVIQAEITVTSQEPPAGVIARSAGKIDEIYVVNSSEVRKGEPLAVINNPADTDDMLTLLMNMELWKMSGFDIDQVKSLFPSRSVSLGTIQSVYAAFLNSLNDYINHTELDYYPKKIASQKEQLLVQEEYINKLKEQMPVILEQYNTSNNIFKRDSVLFSRDVISENEYELAKSSFLQSKQSFISFNASLKQSDLQQMQGEETLLDLQQQASEVESRFRLALHNATEALNAQIRSWEHDYLMVSPVNGLVNHMGVWSSNQNVSAGETVFTVLPSGQDIPRGKAMLPVQGAGKVSEGQRVNVRLNNFPDQEFGYLIGNVASISSVPTDDGLYVVEVGFPEGMKTNYDRTLPITRQMQGVAEIITEDLRLIERLFMPVKKMIRNQRV is encoded by the coding sequence ATGGAAAAAGAGGATAAGAAATATAAACCAATAGAGCTTCGCTGTGAAGAAGTACAAGAGATAATGAACAAGGTCTCTCCATGGATATTGAGAAGCGGAATTACATTGCTGTTTTTGATTGTAACTATGCTATTGATCGGAAGTTGGTTCTTTAAATATCCTGATGTTATTCAGGCTGAAATAACGGTGACATCGCAAGAGCCCCCTGCCGGTGTTATTGCCCGCTCTGCGGGAAAGATTGATGAGATCTATGTAGTTAACAGCAGTGAGGTAAGAAAAGGTGAGCCATTGGCTGTAATTAATAACCCTGCTGATACAGATGATATGCTTACTCTTTTGATGAATATGGAACTCTGGAAAATGTCAGGTTTTGATATTGATCAGGTAAAGAGCCTGTTCCCTTCACGCTCAGTAAGCCTTGGTACAATACAATCGGTATATGCCGCTTTTCTTAATAGTCTTAACGACTATATTAATCATACGGAACTCGATTATTACCCAAAAAAGATTGCTTCGCAGAAAGAGCAGCTTTTGGTGCAAGAAGAGTATATTAACAAGTTAAAAGAGCAAATGCCTGTAATACTAGAACAATACAACACCTCCAATAATATATTCAAACGAGATTCAGTACTCTTCTCAAGGGACGTAATTTCAGAAAATGAATATGAGTTGGCAAAGAGCAGTTTTTTACAGAGCAAGCAGTCTTTCATCTCTTTTAATGCTTCATTAAAGCAATCAGACCTTCAACAGATGCAGGGAGAAGAGACTCTGCTTGATTTACAGCAGCAAGCCTCTGAGGTTGAGAGCAGGTTTCGGCTTGCGCTCCACAATGCCACAGAGGCATTAAACGCTCAGATAAGATCATGGGAGCATGACTATCTTATGGTAAGCCCGGTAAACGGATTAGTTAATCATATGGGAGTATGGAGCAGTAACCAGAATGTATCGGCAGGAGAAACAGTATTCACAGTTTTACCTTCGGGACAGGATATACCAAGAGGCAAAGCAATGCTTCCCGTTCAGGGCGCAGGAAAAGTAAGTGAAGGGCAGCGTGTTAATGTAAGGCTCAACAACTTTCCTGATCAGGAGTTTGGCTATCTTATCGGAAATGTTGCAAGTATATCGAGTGTGCCTACTGATGATGGATTATATGTTGTTGAAGTAGGTTTCCCGGAAGGGATGAAAACAAACTATGACAGAACATTGCCAATAACAAGGCAGATGCAGGGCGTAGCGGAAATAATAACAGAAGACCTGCGACTGATTGAGAGGCTCTTTATGCCAGTTAAGAAAATGATTAGAAATCAGAGGGTATGA